CGCCTCTTCTCGCGGGCGCAGCCCGCAGGGGCGGTCGACACGCTCATCCGTACCGTCCGGTCGCACCACCCGAAGGCCGACGTCACGCTCATCGAGCGGGCGTACTCGGTGGCCGAACGCGCCCACGACGGCCAGAAGCGGAAGTCCGGCGAGCCGTACATCACCCACCCGGTCGCGGTCGCGCAGATCCTCGCCGACCTCGGGATCGGCACGATCACGATCGCCGCGGCGCTCCTGCACGACACGGTCGAGGACACCGACTACCAGCTCGACCAGCTGCGCGCGGACTTCGGCGACGAGATCGCGATGCTCGTCGACGGTGTCACCAAGCTCGACAAGGTCAAGTACGGCGACAGCGCGCAGGCCGAGACCGTCCGCAAGATGGTCATCGCGATGTCGAAGGACATCCGCGTCCTCGTCATCAAGCTCGCCGACCGCCTGCACAACGCGCGCACCTGGGGTTTCGTGGAGTCCGCGTCCGCGTCGCGCAAGGCCAAGGAGACGCTCGAGATCTACGCGCCCCTGGCGCACCGGCTCGGCATCCAGATGATCAAGCTGGAGCTCGAGGACCTGTCGTTCGCGGTCCTGCACCCGAAGCTGTACGTCGAGATCGACAGCCTGGTCAAGGAACGGCAGCCGAAGCGCGAGCAGTTCGTGCAGAACGTGATCGGCACGCTCAAGAAGGACCTGAAGGCCGCGAAGGTCCGCGGCGAGGTCATGGGCAGGCCGAAGCAGTACTACTCGATCTACCAGAAGATGATCGTGCGCGGGCGCGAGTTCGACGAGATCTACGACCTGGTCGGCATCCGCGTGCTCGTGCCGACCGTCCGCGACTGCTACGCGATGCTCGGCTCCGTGCACGCCCGGTGGACCCCGCTGCCCGGTCGCTTCAAGGACTACATCGCGACGCCGAAGTTCAACCTGTACCAGTCCCTGCACACGACGGTGCTCGGACCGCAGGGCCGTGCCGTGGAGATCCAGATCCGCACGCACGAGATGCACCAGCGTGCCGAGTTCGGTGTCGCGGCGCACTGGAAGTACAAGCAGCGTGCCCAGGGACGGGACGTCGACGCCTCCTCGACCACCGACGACCAGGACATGGCGTGGCTCGCCCACATCACCGACTGGCAGGCCGAGACGAGCGATCCGGGCGAGTTCCTCGACTCGCTCCGCTACGAGATCGGCGCCAAGGAGACGTACGTCTTCACCCCGCAGGGCAAGGTCATCGGCCTGCCCGCCGGTGCGACCCCGGTCGACTTCGCCTACGCGGTCCACACCGAGATCGGGCACCGCACGATGGGTGCCAAGGTGAACGGGCGCCTCGTCCCGCTCGAGAGCACGCTGTCGAGCGGTGACGTCGTCGAGATCTTCACCTCGAAGAACCCGGACTCCGGCCCGAGCCAGGACTGGCTGACGTTCGTCCGCAGCCCCCGTGCCCGCAACAAGATCAAGCAGTGGTTCACCAAGGAACGCCGCGAAGAGGCCATCGAGCAGGGCCGTGACGCGATCGCCCGGGCGATGCGCAAGCAGAACCTCCCGCTGCAGCGCATCATGAGCCAGGACTCCATCGCCGAGGTCGCCTCGTCGATGCGGTACGACGACGTCTCCGCGCTCTACGCGGCGGTGGGCGAGGGCCACGTGTCCACGCAGTCCGTCATCGAGAAGGTGCTCGGCAACGTGCAGACCGAGGCCGAGACGGACGAGCCCGAGCTCGCCTTCCCGCGACAGGTCACGAGCCGCCAGCTCCGGAACAGCGACAGCGGTGTGCTCGTCCGCGGCGCGCCCGACATCCTGGTGAAGCTCGCGAAGTGCTGCACGCCGGTGCCCGGCGACCAGATCGTGGGCTTCATCACCCGCGGTCAGGGCGTCTCCGTGCACCAGGCGTCGTGCACGAACGTGAAGTCACTGATGAACGAGCCGGACCGGATGATCGAGGTCGAGTGGGCCCCGTCGTCGAAGTCGGTGTTCCTCGTGCAGATCCAGATCGAGGCGCTCGACCGCTCCGGGCTGCTCAGCGACGTCACGCGCGTCCTGACCGACCACCACGTGAACATCCTGTCCGCGACGGTGTCGACGTCCTCGGACCGCCTGGCGCTCAGCCGGTTCGTGTTCGAGATGGGCGACACGACGCACCTCGACCGGGTGCTGAACGCCGTGCGGCGGATCGACGCG
The sequence above is drawn from the Curtobacterium sp. MR_MD2014 genome and encodes:
- a CDS encoding RelA/SpoT family protein; the encoded protein is MTDTRESSSQGASTPGASRPGSAPRPSSPLNATTTGNLGSLRSLLPRLFSRAQPAGAVDTLIRTVRSHHPKADVTLIERAYSVAERAHDGQKRKSGEPYITHPVAVAQILADLGIGTITIAAALLHDTVEDTDYQLDQLRADFGDEIAMLVDGVTKLDKVKYGDSAQAETVRKMVIAMSKDIRVLVIKLADRLHNARTWGFVESASASRKAKETLEIYAPLAHRLGIQMIKLELEDLSFAVLHPKLYVEIDSLVKERQPKREQFVQNVIGTLKKDLKAAKVRGEVMGRPKQYYSIYQKMIVRGREFDEIYDLVGIRVLVPTVRDCYAMLGSVHARWTPLPGRFKDYIATPKFNLYQSLHTTVLGPQGRAVEIQIRTHEMHQRAEFGVAAHWKYKQRAQGRDVDASSTTDDQDMAWLAHITDWQAETSDPGEFLDSLRYEIGAKETYVFTPQGKVIGLPAGATPVDFAYAVHTEIGHRTMGAKVNGRLVPLESTLSSGDVVEIFTSKNPDSGPSQDWLTFVRSPRARNKIKQWFTKERREEAIEQGRDAIARAMRKQNLPLQRIMSQDSIAEVASSMRYDDVSALYAAVGEGHVSTQSVIEKVLGNVQTEAETDEPELAFPRQVTSRQLRNSDSGVLVRGAPDILVKLAKCCTPVPGDQIVGFITRGQGVSVHQASCTNVKSLMNEPDRMIEVEWAPSSKSVFLVQIQIEALDRSGLLSDVTRVLTDHHVNILSATVSTSSDRLALSRFVFEMGDTTHLDRVLNAVRRIDAVYDVYRVSAG